A portion of the Bacteroidota bacterium genome contains these proteins:
- a CDS encoding IS4 family transposase has product MPTTNVNLFSQILGLIDRNSFTKIVNNHDSDRHCKGVNTWTHLVSMLFCQFAKANSVREISNGLKSATGNLNHLGVSCSPSKSTISYQNQQRNWQVFKDLYFELFNSLNSGLQKKRQFARMLKRKIFIVDSTVISLCLSLFDWAQYRKRKGAIKLHTVLDYDTCLPVYMHMTDGLKHDVAIAKTLNIPSGSVLVMDRAYVDFNWLNVLDSRRITFVSRLKKNIQYSVVKENEIKDKTGLIVKDQIIVLTGVKTAINYPKELRIVVVYDPVKKAELTFLTNNTSWTAETISQLYKARWEIETFFKQIKQVLKIKTFIGTSPNAILIQVWSALITILLLKYLQNKAKYAWHLSNLVGLIRVNLFAKIDLWYWLNHPFIKMKPPASQQLSIFIT; this is encoded by the coding sequence ATGCCCACGACAAATGTAAATCTGTTTTCTCAAATTCTTGGCTTAATAGACAGGAATTCTTTCACAAAAATTGTAAACAACCACGACTCTGACAGACACTGCAAAGGCGTGAACACTTGGACTCATTTAGTGTCAATGTTGTTTTGTCAATTTGCCAAGGCAAATAGTGTAAGAGAAATATCGAATGGACTTAAGAGTGCTACTGGTAATTTAAATCACTTAGGAGTTTCATGTTCACCGAGTAAATCCACCATTTCTTATCAAAATCAACAACGCAATTGGCAAGTTTTCAAGGATCTTTATTTTGAACTTTTCAACTCGCTCAATAGCGGACTTCAAAAGAAACGACAGTTTGCAAGAATGCTGAAACGTAAAATTTTCATAGTAGACTCCACCGTTATTTCTCTTTGCTTAAGTTTGTTTGATTGGGCTCAATACCGCAAAAGAAAAGGAGCAATAAAGCTTCATACTGTATTAGATTACGACACCTGCCTTCCTGTTTACATGCACATGACAGACGGGCTTAAACACGATGTGGCAATAGCAAAAACACTTAATATTCCCTCAGGCTCTGTTTTGGTTATGGACAGAGCTTATGTAGATTTTAATTGGCTGAATGTTTTGGACAGCAGAAGGATTACGTTTGTAAGCAGATTAAAGAAAAACATACAATACAGTGTGGTAAAAGAAAATGAGATTAAAGACAAAACGGGATTAATAGTCAAAGACCAAATTATAGTATTGACGGGAGTTAAGACAGCAATTAACTACCCCAAAGAACTAAGGATAGTAGTGGTTTATGATCCAGTAAAAAAAGCAGAACTGACTTTCCTCACCAACAACACATCTTGGACAGCAGAAACAATATCGCAACTCTATAAAGCCAGATGGGAGATTGAGACCTTCTTCAAACAGATTAAACAAGTACTAAAAATCAAAACTTTTATAGGCACAAGTCCCAATGCTATACTTATCCAAGTTTGGTCTGCTTTAATCACCATTCTCTTACTCAAATATCTTCAGAATAAGGCAAAGTATGCATGGCATCTGTCCAATTTGGTGGGACTTATAAGGGTAAATCTTTTTGCTAAAATAGATTTATGGTATTGGCTTAATCATCCTTTTATTAAAATGAAGCCTCCAGCTAGCCAACAATTAAGCATTTTTATAACATAA